The proteins below are encoded in one region of Paenacidovorax monticola:
- a CDS encoding S24 family peptidase encodes MADIDGVYVLQANGQLFIKRVTRRMDGAHVITSDNPSVRTVDVLDGSQQVRICGRVVYGWNGRRF; translated from the coding sequence GTGGCTGACATTGACGGCGTTTACGTGCTGCAAGCCAATGGTCAGCTCTTCATCAAGCGTGTGACGCGCCGCATGGACGGCGCCCACGTCATCACCAGCGACAACCCGAGTGTGCGTACCGTCGATGTGCTCGACGGATCGCAACAAGTGCGTATCTGTGGTCGAGTCGTGTATGGATGGAATGGACGTCGTTTCTAG